One region of Bacteroidota bacterium genomic DNA includes:
- a CDS encoding two-component regulator propeller domain-containing protein, whose amino-acid sequence MKAVYQDRLGYIWMVVYSGGLVRYNGYRNELFKVEDGLPVLDVREVHEDQFGRLWVSSDAGLVVSQLTLGEYTGGGRIHFTSRIGSTELVRSALQENRVAADPRGVLWVGTRENGIIRYHFLGMDSVRTDTIRTDPFREGKNRDVRAIVVRRDSSVCVSVGGGGLLFFKNDTTGFELLAGKENILPSNADALYESFSGTLYGGSQNGLVWRLAGTGAQRRVEQVSSDLKSRITCITQEADGTFWFASEGSGAARILVNAPPAGDREEFERRFTYSRRNGLLSENVSSIMQDREGNVWIAQVLGVSKLKNNYAAFGDFTATSHSGARPNLTNPSVPAVIPPAHLLGSSIILLGTSGGGVALVDESGDVESIQADRGLRNNWVNGLALDERSRLWIGTTRGMNCLSLDPRYPPPKSSQVVPVTVFKKPGLLASYSNTTIYACKNFALPVAPGSKQSVTSIWFTGYQNLYCFAEGNWYVFRTPSGLPATFLAGIALDTTGILWVGTRDNGLYRSLSTVSLAGLNSLHSKPELEPGKGTERFGREIIDTVFKNVWNESIGAPSNQIESLLWKNGLLWAGTPEGLMALKPEPLELKAQIKIANGLHGNDVTSMAFSPLTGSLWIGTNGGLAEIDPARKRVLRTITKQNGLIDNEVWFYSSVAVGDDGTVYFGTAKGVSLYSPHRDKKNQVPPILRFQQVALSEDNTGDNEISFEYAALSYANEREVRYKTRMVGYDRDWSAEKTEVKIRYTNLPAFLLSKQYTFEVLASNNEGIWTETPLTSSFSVQPPWWFRWWWFTLNIILLGVAVDGFFRYRTRALEKRSRDLERVVEERTHEIRLRSEENRLQAEELATTNAQLEEKNREIIKTQEQLIMQEKLASLGALTAGIAHEIKNPLNFVNNFAELSVDLMKELREDISGQEERLDPKTLVDIQDILNDLEHNAAKINEHGKRADSIVRGMLMHSRGKSGERMPVDINTLLDEYVNLAYHGLRALDSNFNITIDTAYDKSIGQIEAVPQDLSRVFLNIVNNACYAANEKKKEAGGGFSPKLSVRTKNLVEKVEIGIRDNGKGIPQEIRDKIFEPFFTTKPTGKGTGLGLSLSYDIVVKQHHGDIKVDSKPGEYTEFIIVLPK is encoded by the coding sequence GTGAAGGCCGTCTATCAGGACAGGCTCGGATACATCTGGATGGTCGTCTACTCTGGGGGTCTCGTCCGGTACAACGGCTATAGAAATGAATTGTTCAAGGTGGAGGACGGTCTCCCTGTCCTCGATGTCCGCGAGGTGCATGAAGATCAGTTCGGAAGGCTTTGGGTCTCTTCCGACGCGGGTCTCGTCGTCTCGCAGCTTACCCTCGGCGAGTACACTGGCGGCGGCCGGATTCATTTCACCTCCCGGATCGGATCGACCGAGCTTGTGAGAAGTGCGCTCCAGGAGAACCGAGTCGCAGCCGATCCGAGGGGGGTCCTCTGGGTCGGCACACGGGAGAACGGGATCATCCGCTACCATTTCCTGGGGATGGACTCGGTCCGGACAGACACGATCCGCACCGATCCCTTCCGTGAAGGGAAGAACAGGGATGTGCGCGCGATCGTCGTCCGGAGAGACAGTTCCGTCTGTGTCAGCGTGGGGGGAGGAGGGCTGCTCTTTTTCAAGAACGACACCACCGGTTTTGAACTTCTGGCGGGGAAAGAAAACATCCTCCCGTCAAATGCGGATGCGCTCTATGAAAGCTTTTCGGGTACGCTCTACGGAGGATCCCAGAACGGGCTTGTCTGGCGGCTGGCGGGGACCGGGGCTCAACGCCGCGTCGAACAGGTCAGCAGCGATCTCAAGAGCCGTATCACCTGTATCACGCAGGAAGCCGACGGAACATTCTGGTTCGCGAGCGAGGGATCAGGGGCCGCGAGAATCCTCGTCAACGCCCCACCGGCGGGCGACAGGGAGGAATTCGAGCGCCGTTTCACCTACTCGCGCAGAAACGGGTTGCTCAGCGAAAATGTCAGCAGCATCATGCAGGACCGCGAGGGAAACGTCTGGATCGCGCAGGTCCTCGGAGTCTCCAAGCTGAAGAATAACTATGCTGCGTTCGGCGACTTTACCGCCACATCTCACAGCGGCGCCAGGCCCAACCTGACGAATCCTTCGGTGCCCGCGGTGATCCCTCCCGCGCACCTCCTCGGCTCCTCAATTATTCTCCTCGGCACGTCGGGCGGCGGGGTGGCTCTGGTCGACGAGAGCGGGGATGTCGAATCGATCCAGGCCGATCGCGGCCTGCGAAATAACTGGGTCAACGGCCTTGCGCTCGATGAAAGAAGCCGTCTCTGGATCGGGACGACGCGCGGGATGAATTGCCTGTCGCTGGATCCCAGGTATCCTCCCCCGAAATCGTCGCAGGTTGTCCCTGTCACAGTGTTCAAGAAGCCGGGCCTTCTCGCCTCGTATAGCAACACCACCATTTACGCCTGCAAGAATTTCGCGCTGCCGGTTGCGCCCGGATCGAAGCAGTCTGTCACATCGATCTGGTTTACCGGTTATCAGAACCTCTATTGTTTCGCAGAAGGGAATTGGTACGTGTTTAGAACCCCATCGGGTCTCCCGGCGACGTTTCTGGCGGGAATCGCGCTCGACACGACGGGGATCCTCTGGGTTGGGACGCGCGACAACGGGCTCTACAGATCCCTCTCTACGGTGAGTCTCGCCGGGCTGAACAGCCTGCACTCGAAACCGGAACTGGAACCGGGGAAGGGAACGGAGAGATTCGGACGGGAAATAATCGACACGGTGTTCAAGAATGTTTGGAACGAATCGATCGGAGCGCCTTCAAACCAGATCGAGTCTCTCCTTTGGAAGAACGGACTGCTCTGGGCGGGGACGCCCGAGGGGCTCATGGCGTTGAAACCCGAGCCGCTCGAGTTGAAAGCGCAGATCAAGATCGCAAACGGGTTGCACGGGAATGACGTCACCAGCATGGCCTTTTCGCCGTTGACGGGTTCGTTGTGGATCGGAACCAACGGAGGGCTCGCCGAAATCGACCCGGCCAGGAAACGGGTTCTTCGCACCATCACGAAGCAGAACGGATTGATCGACAACGAGGTGTGGTTTTACAGCTCCGTCGCCGTGGGGGACGACGGGACGGTCTATTTCGGGACCGCCAAGGGAGTGTCGCTCTATTCCCCGCACCGCGATAAGAAGAATCAGGTGCCCCCGATTCTCCGGTTTCAGCAGGTCGCCCTGAGCGAAGACAACACGGGCGACAATGAGATCTCGTTTGAATACGCCGCCCTGAGTTACGCGAACGAACGGGAGGTGCGGTACAAGACCCGCATGGTCGGCTATGACCGCGATTGGTCGGCGGAAAAAACGGAAGTGAAGATCCGCTACACGAACCTCCCCGCCTTCCTCCTTTCAAAGCAGTACACATTCGAAGTGCTCGCCTCGAACAACGAAGGAATCTGGACAGAAACCCCCCTGACCTCCTCGTTCTCGGTTCAACCTCCCTGGTGGTTCAGGTGGTGGTGGTTCACGCTGAACATCATCCTGCTGGGAGTGGCGGTGGATGGATTCTTTCGATACAGGACCAGGGCTCTCGAGAAGAGGAGCCGCGATCTCGAGCGGGTCGTCGAGGAGCGAACGCATGAAATACGGCTCCGGTCGGAAGAAAACCGGCTGCAGGCCGAGGAACTTGCGACCACCAACGCGCAACTGGAGGAGAAAAACCGCGAGATCATCAAGACGCAGGAACAGCTCATCATGCAGGAAAAGCTCGCTTCCCTGGGGGCCCTGACGGCAGGCATCGCTCACGAAATCAAGAACCCCCTCAACTTTGTGAACAATTTTGCCGAACTCTCTGTCGACCTGATGAAAGAGCTCCGCGAGGACATCTCGGGGCAGGAGGAGCGGCTCGACCCGAAGACGCTTGTCGACATCCAGGATATCCTGAACGACCTTGAACACAATGCTGCGAAGATCAACGAGCACGGCAAAAGGGCCGACAGCATCGTACGGGGAATGTTGATGCATTCACGCGGGAAATCGGGGGAACGGATGCCGGTGGACATCAACACGCTTCTGGACGAATACGTCAACCTCGCGTATCACGGCCTGCGGGCGCTCGATTCCAACTTCAATATCACCATCGATACCGCATACGACAAATCGATCGGCCAGATCGAGGCCGTGCCGCAGGACCTGAGCCGCGTCTTCCTGAATATCGTCAACAACGCCTGTTACGCGGCCAACGAAAAGAAGAAGGAGGCCGGCGGCGGTTTCTCACCCAAGCTATCGGTCCGTACGAAGAACCTCGTCGAGAAGGTCGAAATCGGGATACGCGACAACGGGAAAGGCATCCCGCAGGAAATTCGCGACAAAATCTTTGAGCCGTTTTTTACGACCAAACCCACCGGGAAGGGAACGGGCCTCGGACTTTCGCTGAGCTACGACATTGTCGTGAAGCAGCACCACGGCGACATCAAAGTTGACTCGAAACCCGGCGAGTACACCGAGTTCATTATCGTTCTGCCGAAATAG
- a CDS encoding glycogen/starch synthase, which yields MPEPTREVVMVASENDALKGGKVGGVGDVVRDLPRALARVGLRVTVIVPSYGFLHKNNPARLSSRVQFPFAGTTHEGELWEVTPKRVVEGVTYLVFEHAEIRGNPIYCHDPPGEAFAQDASKYALFCSAVGRYLLEQKREYVLHLHDWHTGALLLLRELHPEFTGLKRRKTVFTIHNVAIQGTRPIRGKLSSVEQWFPELFGKTDWISRWKDPRYPDPTFTPMAAGIRHADRVNTVSPTYAHEILVPSDPSVGFIGGEGLESFLAEARDEGRLFGILNGCEYPERTEGLRMPLGKLCALLETETAGWKERKGDPSRSELVARIHSVRDQKPAVLLTSVTRVVDQKVRLLVEKGAGGMRAIDTLLSILSKYNGAYLLLGTGTSEYEDELMAVHRENENFLYLRGYSESIGEVLYANGSLFVMPSLFEPCGISQMLAMREGQPCVVHAVGGLKDTVSDGVNGFQFTGAGLSGKVDAFIDVMGKALRLHSAGGEGWSAISAAAARARFTWEGSARKYVDLLYS from the coding sequence ATGCCTGAACCCACGAGAGAAGTTGTGATGGTCGCCTCCGAAAACGACGCCCTCAAGGGAGGGAAAGTCGGGGGTGTCGGAGACGTCGTGCGGGATCTCCCCAGGGCGCTGGCCAGGGTGGGTTTGCGGGTCACCGTCATCGTCCCGTCGTATGGTTTTCTGCACAAGAATAACCCCGCCAGGCTGTCGTCGCGCGTGCAATTCCCCTTCGCGGGAACGACCCATGAGGGGGAACTATGGGAAGTCACGCCGAAACGGGTCGTCGAAGGGGTCACTTATCTGGTGTTCGAACATGCGGAGATACGCGGGAACCCCATTTACTGCCACGATCCTCCCGGCGAAGCGTTCGCACAGGACGCCTCGAAGTACGCCCTCTTCTGTTCCGCCGTCGGCCGGTATCTTCTCGAGCAGAAGCGGGAATACGTGCTCCACCTCCACGATTGGCATACAGGCGCGCTGCTTTTGTTAAGAGAGCTTCATCCTGAATTCACAGGGCTCAAACGCCGTAAGACAGTCTTCACGATTCACAATGTCGCGATCCAGGGGACCCGGCCGATCAGGGGAAAACTCTCCTCGGTCGAGCAATGGTTCCCGGAGTTGTTCGGAAAAACGGACTGGATCTCCCGGTGGAAAGATCCGCGGTATCCTGATCCCACATTCACGCCGATGGCCGCCGGAATCCGGCATGCGGACCGGGTCAACACCGTTTCCCCCACGTACGCTCATGAGATCCTGGTGCCGAGCGATCCGTCCGTGGGATTCATCGGGGGGGAGGGGCTGGAATCATTTCTCGCGGAGGCCCGGGACGAGGGGCGGTTGTTCGGGATCTTAAACGGTTGTGAGTATCCGGAGAGAACAGAGGGCCTCAGAATGCCACTGGGAAAGCTCTGTGCGCTCCTGGAAACGGAAACCGCCGGATGGAAGGAGCGTAAGGGAGATCCGTCCCGCAGTGAGCTGGTTGCGCGAATCCATTCGGTCCGGGACCAAAAACCTGCGGTACTCCTGACGAGCGTCACCCGGGTGGTCGACCAAAAGGTGAGATTGCTGGTGGAGAAGGGCGCCGGGGGCATGCGGGCGATCGACACGCTCCTTTCCATCCTGTCGAAGTACAACGGCGCTTACCTTCTCCTCGGCACGGGGACTTCCGAGTATGAAGATGAACTGATGGCTGTCCACCGCGAGAATGAGAATTTTCTCTACCTGCGCGGATATTCGGAATCGATCGGGGAGGTGCTCTATGCAAACGGCTCGTTGTTTGTCATGCCGAGCCTCTTCGAACCGTGCGGCATCAGCCAGATGCTCGCGATGCGCGAGGGGCAGCCGTGTGTCGTTCACGCGGTGGGGGGACTCAAGGATACGGTAAGCGATGGCGTAAACGGCTTCCAGTTTACCGGAGCGGGTTTAAGCGGAAAAGTCGATGCGTTCATCGATGTGATGGGAAAGGCGCTCCGTCTCCATTCGGCCGGCGGGGAGGGCTGGAGCGCGATATCGGCGGCCGCCGCCAGAGCCCGCTTTACCTGGGAGGGGAGCGCGCGCAAGTACGTGGATTTGCTGTATAGCTGA
- a CDS encoding glucose-1-phosphate adenylyltransferase — protein sequence MRDVLSIILGGGRGERLYPLTKHRAKPALPLAGKYRLIDIPVSNCINSGILKIYVLTQFNSASLNQHIANTYRFYPFMKGFVDVLAAQQTPVSPDWFQGTADAVRKTLWVMNPWKVDDYLILSGDHLYRMDYRLFMNHHHATNADVTISVVPVEESKASGFGLMKINDHGRVVEFKEKPTGQTLAGMRVDPQVLGLGPGSASKTPYLASMGIYIFTRKALVDLLTRYPQHVDFGRDVIPEAIHDFNVQAYAFRGYWEDIGTIESFYHANLELVRQPKPAFSFFDADFPIYTRPRFLPPSKILKTRVEESMICDGCLIKSSEMVNSIIGVRTRLEEKTSIENTLMMGADYYQSEAERTADLNAGVVPIGIGAGSVMRNVILDKNARIGRNVKIINKDKIDNVERESEGYWIRNGIVIVIKDTTIPDNTVI from the coding sequence ATGCGGGACGTACTATCCATCATCCTGGGAGGCGGAAGGGGCGAGCGCCTCTATCCGCTCACCAAACACCGGGCAAAGCCCGCGCTTCCGCTGGCCGGCAAATACCGGCTGATCGATATTCCGGTCAGTAATTGCATTAATTCGGGCATACTGAAAATCTACGTGTTGACGCAGTTCAACTCCGCATCGTTGAACCAGCACATCGCCAACACGTACCGATTCTACCCGTTCATGAAAGGGTTCGTGGATGTCCTCGCCGCCCAGCAGACGCCCGTGAGCCCGGATTGGTTCCAGGGCACCGCCGACGCGGTGCGAAAAACCCTTTGGGTGATGAACCCCTGGAAAGTCGACGATTATCTGATTCTGTCGGGGGATCATCTCTACCGGATGGATTATCGTTTATTCATGAACCACCATCATGCCACAAACGCGGATGTGACCATCTCGGTGGTGCCTGTCGAGGAATCGAAAGCCTCCGGCTTCGGGCTGATGAAGATCAACGATCACGGGCGCGTGGTCGAGTTCAAGGAGAAGCCGACGGGCCAGACACTGGCCGGAATGCGCGTCGATCCGCAGGTGCTCGGATTGGGTCCCGGTTCGGCGTCGAAAACTCCGTATCTCGCTTCGATGGGCATCTACATTTTCACCAGGAAGGCGCTGGTGGATCTCCTCACGCGGTATCCCCAGCACGTCGACTTCGGGCGTGACGTCATCCCGGAGGCGATCCACGACTTCAACGTCCAGGCCTACGCATTTCGGGGATACTGGGAGGATATCGGGACGATCGAATCGTTCTACCACGCCAACCTGGAGCTGGTCCGGCAGCCGAAACCGGCCTTCAGTTTCTTCGACGCCGATTTTCCCATCTATACCCGCCCCCGTTTTTTGCCCCCCTCCAAGATTTTGAAGACGCGGGTGGAAGAGTCGATGATTTGCGACGGCTGTCTCATCAAGAGCTCCGAAATGGTGAATTCGATCATCGGGGTGCGCACCCGCCTCGAGGAGAAGACCTCGATCGAGAATACGCTCATGATGGGAGCGGATTACTATCAGTCGGAAGCCGAACGCACGGCAGACCTCAACGCAGGCGTAGTCCCGATCGGAATAGGCGCGGGATCGGTGATGCGCAACGTCATCCTCGATAAGAACGCCCGGATCGGGAGGAACGTGAAGATCATCAACAAGGACAAGATCGACAATGTCGAGCGCGAGAGCGAGGGGTATTGGATCCGAAATGGAATCGTCATTGTTATCAAGGATACGACGATTCCCGATAACACAGTCATTTGA